The segment CTATACTGTAAGAGAGCCTCTAGGTGTGATTGCGGCCATTACACCGTTTAATTTTCCTATGAACTTAGTTGCACATAAAGTGGGTCCTGCGATTGCTGCAGGAAATTCGATTGTTTTGAAGCCTGCTAGCCAAACCCCTTTATCAGCCTATAAAATTGCAGCGTTATTTGATCGTGCCGGTCTTCCAGATGGTGTTCTAAATGTTGTGACAGGAAGGGGAAGTAAGCTCGGTGATACCTTAATTACAAGCGATGAAGTAAAGATGGTTACCTTTACAGGAAGCCCGAAAGTAGGAGCGGCTATTCGTCAAAAAGCGGGGTTAAAGAAGGTAACGCTCGAGCTAGGCTCTAACTCAGCGGTTATTGTGGATGAGGATACAAATATTGAGGAGAATATTGGCAGGATTGTAAAAGGAGCCTTTGCTTACCAAGGCCAAGTTTGCATATCTGTTCAACGTATTTATGTTGAAGCAAGCATTTATGAAAAGTTTATTGATGCATTTATAAATGAAGTAAAGTCCTTAACTTTAGGAGATCCATTATCCAAAAATACCGACGTATCTGCCTTAATTTCACCTAAAGAAATAAAGAGAGTTCAATCCTGGATTGACGAAGCGGTGGAACAGGGGGCTATTCTTCAACATGGTGGGCAAGTAGAAGATGGAATGTTACAGCCAACTGTCATTCTTCATGCTCCTCAACATGTGAGGGTTTCATGTGAGGAAGTATTTGCACCGATTGTTACGATCAATTCGTTCACCCATTTTAATGAGGTGGTTAAAGAGGTGAATAATTCCAAGTATGGTTTACAAGCAGGTGTATATACGAAAGATATAAATAAAGCATTTTGGGCAGCGAAAGAATTAGAGGTAGGCGGAGTCATGATAAATGAAATACCCACATTCCGAGTGGACCATATGCCATATGGTGGTGTGAAAGAAAGTGGAATGGGTAGGGAAGGAATTCAATATGCAATCGAAGAAATGACAGAATTAAAATTAATATCAATTAAGCTTTAAAGAAATTGTGGGGTGTTGTCATTGAAGGCAAGTGTGGA is part of the Bacillus spongiae genome and harbors:
- a CDS encoding aldehyde dehydrogenase family protein; translated protein: MTQHLWINGKETSTDSYQTLLSPYSNKVIGKVALGEEQHVKLAIEAASTAFTQFKRMPAYKRAEILERVVQMMKEEKEECAELIAKEAAKPLKDALTEVDRTIMTYTFAAQEARRLYGQSLPMDAAPGGENRIAYTVREPLGVIAAITPFNFPMNLVAHKVGPAIAAGNSIVLKPASQTPLSAYKIAALFDRAGLPDGVLNVVTGRGSKLGDTLITSDEVKMVTFTGSPKVGAAIRQKAGLKKVTLELGSNSAVIVDEDTNIEENIGRIVKGAFAYQGQVCISVQRIYVEASIYEKFIDAFINEVKSLTLGDPLSKNTDVSALISPKEIKRVQSWIDEAVEQGAILQHGGQVEDGMLQPTVILHAPQHVRVSCEEVFAPIVTINSFTHFNEVVKEVNNSKYGLQAGVYTKDINKAFWAAKELEVGGVMINEIPTFRVDHMPYGGVKESGMGREGIQYAIEEMTELKLISIKL